A single genomic interval of Chitinophaga sp. 180180018-3 harbors:
- a CDS encoding TonB-dependent receptor, translating into MMFRKQLLPLAIRHCYALLLMCLIPLMAARAQQPAPAVKGVIHDEKGAALPGVNVVATDPEKKTKTGTVSDEHGMFSFQRLPKGKYIFTFSLIGYEKKEYSGYDIAADSHVTLAVKMKQEDKILSQVIVVGYGTKKKEDITGAVSQAGKEVFENRPITNVAQGLQGVIPNLNITFADGRADRGGSFNLRGFTSINGGGPLILIDGVEGDINLINPEDVESVSVLKDAASSAIYGARAAFGVILVTTKKGAKGKVNIHYSNSFGYSSPLGLPHVINDPLAAATLQNEAYKGYAGIDNTDMLTVIAYLKQRQADPSLPELGVNTSNNTWIRGGNTDWYKAFYNDKQPFSKNFLSISGGTDKVSYYLSGGIQSQDGTFRVATDKYNRYNFRSRLDLQAFDWLKIYTNSEYDQGKYNAPNKFVNGDFNAYRYLSLFANPYEVIKTPSGNWTQAGMLTFGSLQDGGREIQTRQLFRNTVGFKTSFFDNSLHINGDGTMVWNQSRDDRKARQLKYEDKPGHVANYSNKDFYQTSTDENVYSVINLYAEYEKSFGKHNVDALVGFNQEQNRYRQYYAYAENNLSDNYGSLNLTSGQMKVGDNNSDWALRGMFYRLSYNYNRRYFIEANGRYDGTSRFPSSKRYGFFPSVSAGWLMSEESFFSGLKPAINSFKLRASYGSLGNQQVGNYAYFSTMTVAPITAIIDGTKPPGTFAPGLVARSLTWETARTLDFGADIGLLNNRLEVGADWYNRQTINMLTKSKSLPAVLGTTEPSTNAADLSTKGWELSLKWKDDFKLGGKPFGYNVSVVLSDYRTTITRYDNPNQYLGDYYKGQVLGGIWGYITEGFFQTDDEYLKHADQQKVSAIPYKVNGHPMAGDIKFKDVNGDGVIYNGKYTLADHGDMVLIGNTTPRYSYGVNLGANWRNIDVNVFFQGIGKKDFYPRGESGVFWGFYNRWNQPVYDHIQNNYWTPTHTDAYFPRPRAYEAFASGDALNLPQTRYLQNAAYLRLKNLSIGYTVPDVLVKKLHLNRVRVYFSGQNLFTWTKLSKAFDPETIGDEPDASSNGAGFVYPMQRTFTAGLDLNF; encoded by the coding sequence ATGATGTTCAGAAAACAACTGTTGCCTTTGGCAATACGGCATTGCTATGCCCTGTTACTAATGTGCCTGATCCCGTTGATGGCTGCACGCGCCCAGCAGCCTGCGCCAGCGGTGAAAGGCGTTATTCATGATGAAAAAGGCGCTGCGCTGCCCGGCGTAAACGTGGTGGCCACCGACCCGGAAAAGAAAACGAAAACCGGTACAGTAAGTGATGAACACGGGATGTTCAGCTTTCAGCGGCTGCCAAAAGGAAAATACATTTTTACTTTCAGTCTCATCGGCTATGAAAAGAAGGAATACAGCGGCTATGATATTGCAGCTGATAGCCATGTGACACTGGCTGTTAAAATGAAACAGGAAGATAAAATATTGTCGCAGGTAATAGTAGTAGGTTACGGTACTAAAAAGAAGGAAGACATCACAGGCGCTGTAAGTCAGGCTGGCAAAGAGGTGTTTGAAAACCGCCCGATTACCAATGTGGCACAGGGATTACAGGGCGTAATACCCAACCTGAACATTACTTTCGCTGATGGCCGTGCCGACAGAGGCGGTAGTTTCAACCTGAGAGGATTCACTTCTATCAACGGTGGTGGGCCGTTGATTTTGATAGATGGAGTAGAAGGCGATATCAATCTCATTAACCCGGAAGATGTAGAGAGCGTATCTGTACTGAAAGATGCTGCTTCTTCCGCGATTTATGGTGCCAGGGCTGCATTTGGCGTGATCCTGGTTACCACAAAGAAAGGCGCTAAAGGGAAAGTGAATATTCATTATTCCAATTCCTTTGGCTACAGTTCTCCTCTTGGACTGCCTCATGTAATCAATGATCCGCTGGCAGCAGCTACGTTACAGAACGAAGCCTATAAAGGCTATGCGGGCATCGATAATACAGACATGCTAACGGTGATCGCCTACCTGAAACAACGGCAGGCCGATCCCTCCCTGCCGGAACTGGGAGTGAATACTTCCAATAATACCTGGATCCGTGGCGGAAACACGGATTGGTACAAGGCATTCTACAACGATAAACAACCTTTCAGTAAAAACTTTCTCAGTATCTCCGGTGGAACAGATAAAGTGAGCTACTATCTTTCTGGTGGCATTCAATCGCAGGATGGAACCTTCCGCGTGGCCACTGATAAATACAACCGCTACAACTTTCGCTCCCGGCTTGATTTGCAAGCGTTCGACTGGCTGAAGATTTATACCAACAGCGAATATGATCAGGGCAAATACAATGCACCGAATAAATTCGTGAACGGCGATTTCAACGCATATCGTTACCTGTCGTTATTCGCCAACCCCTATGAAGTCATCAAAACGCCCTCAGGCAACTGGACACAGGCTGGTATGCTTACTTTCGGCAGCCTTCAGGATGGTGGCCGGGAGATACAAACGCGGCAGCTGTTCCGCAATACCGTTGGCTTTAAAACCAGCTTCTTCGATAACTCGCTGCACATTAACGGTGACGGTACCATGGTGTGGAATCAGAGCCGCGACGATCGCAAGGCCCGCCAGCTGAAGTATGAAGATAAGCCCGGACATGTTGCCAACTATTCCAACAAAGATTTTTACCAGACCTCTACCGACGAGAATGTATACAGCGTTATCAACCTGTATGCAGAATATGAAAAGAGCTTCGGCAAACACAATGTAGACGCGCTCGTAGGCTTTAACCAGGAACAGAACCGTTACCGCCAGTATTATGCATATGCAGAGAATAATCTGAGCGATAACTACGGTTCCCTGAACCTTACTTCAGGTCAGATGAAAGTGGGCGATAATAACAGCGACTGGGCACTGAGAGGTATGTTTTACCGCCTGTCGTACAACTATAACCGCAGATATTTCATCGAAGCCAACGGCCGTTACGACGGTACCTCCCGTTTCCCTTCCAGCAAGCGTTATGGCTTCTTTCCATCCGTATCCGCCGGTTGGCTGATGAGCGAAGAATCGTTTTTCAGCGGATTAAAACCAGCAATTAATTCATTCAAGCTCAGAGCTTCCTATGGGTCATTGGGCAACCAGCAGGTAGGCAATTATGCTTATTTCAGTACCATGACAGTAGCGCCTATTACTGCTATCATTGACGGTACAAAACCTCCGGGAACATTTGCACCCGGACTTGTTGCCCGGAGCCTTACCTGGGAAACTGCGAGGACACTGGATTTTGGAGCGGATATAGGATTACTCAACAACCGCCTCGAAGTAGGAGCCGACTGGTATAACCGTCAGACCATCAACATGCTCACTAAGAGCAAATCGTTGCCTGCAGTATTGGGTACTACGGAGCCTTCTACCAATGCAGCTGATCTCAGCACCAAAGGTTGGGAACTGTCGCTCAAATGGAAGGATGATTTCAAGCTGGGCGGAAAACCTTTTGGCTACAACGTTTCCGTGGTACTTTCTGATTATCGTACCACTATCACTCGCTACGACAATCCCAATCAGTACCTCGGCGATTATTACAAAGGCCAGGTATTGGGCGGCATCTGGGGCTATATTACAGAAGGTTTCTTTCAGACCGACGACGAATACCTGAAACATGCAGATCAGCAAAAAGTATCCGCTATCCCATATAAAGTGAATGGGCATCCTATGGCCGGTGATATCAAGTTTAAAGATGTAAATGGCGATGGCGTGATCTATAACGGAAAATACACCCTGGCAGATCATGGCGATATGGTGCTGATAGGCAATACCACCCCGCGTTATTCCTACGGTGTGAACCTGGGCGCCAACTGGCGGAATATAGATGTAAACGTATTCTTCCAGGGCATTGGTAAAAAAGACTTTTATCCGCGTGGTGAGTCCGGCGTTTTCTGGGGATTTTATAACAGGTGGAACCAGCCTGTATATGATCATATACAGAACAACTATTGGACGCCAACACATACCGATGCCTACTTCCCACGGCCACGGGCATACGAAGCATTTGCCAGTGGTGATGCGCTGAACCTGCCGCAGACACGTTACCTGCAGAATGCAGCCTATCTGCGTCTCAAGAATCTCAGTATAGGCTATACCGTGCCCGATGTACTGGTGAAAAAATTGCACCTCAATCGTGTGCGTGTATACTTCTCCGGTCAAAACCTCTTTACCTGGACGAAGCTATCGAAAGCATTTGATCCTGAAACCATCGGCGACGAACCCGATGCCTCTTCCAACGGAGCCGGTTTCGTGTACCCTATGCAGCGTACGTTCACAGCCGGACTGGATCTGAATTTTTAA
- a CDS encoding FecR domain-containing protein encodes MDNIRLRLQKYFNGECTDAEKAEILNILEQRPELLDDVFPEEGWEEPTGYLPDPATSARMRDTIIRENTDNIRTMKRGAGTWWAAAAAILILVAAGAYWQYSRTNVQQTQLALTETTKRNIDTTIANNSNVLMQIPLADGSWIRLSPGGQVKFALDFRNNRRIFLEGKARFNAASDPRHPFSVVANEVITTALGTCFDVETGKHIATRVKLLEGKVAIAGTHMQVAFEQVILQPGDEFRVAADKPGVLVARSHTPAIASPATAVNATVITDHTLEFHNEKLYKVIDVLQAQFNRRIMISGVSRKATFTGEFNKTDALEDIVKTIAELNNLKVQQNDSTNCISLMKQ; translated from the coding sequence ATGGACAATATCAGATTGCGCCTGCAAAAATATTTCAATGGGGAGTGTACCGACGCGGAGAAAGCAGAGATACTGAATATACTGGAGCAACGCCCTGAGCTGCTGGATGATGTCTTCCCGGAAGAAGGATGGGAGGAGCCCACCGGTTATTTACCGGATCCGGCAACATCAGCACGGATGCGCGATACCATTATTCGCGAAAACACCGATAACATTCGTACCATGAAACGTGGCGCCGGTACCTGGTGGGCGGCTGCCGCAGCTATACTGATACTGGTGGCAGCAGGCGCTTACTGGCAGTACTCCCGCACCAATGTACAACAGACGCAACTGGCGCTAACTGAAACGACTAAACGAAATATAGATACTACTATTGCAAACAACAGCAACGTATTAATGCAGATTCCCCTGGCAGATGGTTCCTGGATCCGGCTTTCGCCCGGAGGACAGGTAAAGTTTGCATTGGATTTCCGCAACAACCGCCGCATTTTCCTGGAAGGTAAGGCACGTTTTAACGCTGCCAGTGATCCCCGACATCCTTTCAGTGTTGTTGCAAATGAGGTGATCACCACGGCACTGGGCACCTGCTTCGATGTGGAAACAGGGAAGCATATCGCTACAAGAGTGAAGCTGCTCGAAGGAAAAGTAGCCATCGCCGGAACGCATATGCAGGTAGCGTTTGAACAGGTGATACTGCAACCGGGCGATGAGTTCCGCGTTGCTGCCGATAAGCCAGGCGTACTGGTGGCCAGGTCGCATACACCGGCCATTGCCAGTCCGGCTACCGCCGTAAATGCCACCGTGATCACCGACCATACACTCGAATTCCACAACGAAAAGCTATATAAAGTTATTGATGTGTTGCAGGCACAATTCAATCGCCGGATTATGATATCCGGTGTATCACGAAAAGCCACCTTTACGGGAGAATTCAACAAAACAGATGCGTTGGAAGATATCGTCAAAACAATAGCTGAGCTGAACAATCTGAAGGTTCAGCAAAATGATAGTACTAATTGTATCAGTCTTATGAAACAATGA
- a CDS encoding sigma-70 family RNA polymerase sigma factor, with product MDDLLAAIRSGDHTALEQVYDEWHERLYGYFYKRTNSRYLAEELVQITFIKLWNSRHLLSDEWPLQVQLFRIMKTSLIDVLRKELRDARAWQQYNRHVTASRDIVTEEEDDAQLEVIREIMEAMPPVRKKVFHMSRYLGFSYKQIALQLAISPRTVENHIAQALKQLRHLLK from the coding sequence ATGGATGACTTGTTAGCAGCAATAAGATCGGGAGATCATACCGCTTTGGAACAGGTGTATGATGAGTGGCATGAACGGTTGTATGGTTATTTTTACAAGAGAACGAATTCACGATATCTTGCAGAAGAACTCGTGCAGATCACCTTTATAAAACTATGGAACAGCCGGCATTTATTGTCTGATGAATGGCCTTTACAGGTGCAGTTGTTCCGCATTATGAAAACCTCCCTGATAGATGTGTTGAGAAAGGAACTGAGAGATGCCAGGGCCTGGCAGCAGTATAACCGCCATGTTACTGCTTCCCGGGATATTGTTACAGAAGAGGAAGATGACGCACAACTGGAAGTTATCCGGGAAATAATGGAGGCCATGCCTCCTGTAAGAAAGAAAGTTTTTCATATGAGCCGGTACCTGGGCTTCTCTTATAAACAGATTGCACTGCAACTGGCGATCTCCCCCAGAACCGTCGAGAACCATATCGCACAGGCGTTGAAACAGCTACGCCACCTGCTTAAATAA
- a CDS encoding FAD-dependent monooxygenase — MNVTQNQSVYDVIISGAGPVGLFLACELALAECSVLILEKATDPRSPLKQLPFGMRGLSMPTIEAFYRRGLLDELEIHKRLKNPHAGQVQQGPRRQAGHFAGIPFYEGDIDNSQWKYHLPGSTGTVLLSEMAEVETVLTRRAEALGVEIRCGLAVTDFQQTADEVTVQSERQSFKGKWLVGCDGSRSAVRKAGGFEFIGTEPEFTGYSVLVDIADPEKLRPGRNMTATGMYLQSQPGYLIMQDFDGGAFRNTDKQVTPEHVQEVLRRISETDVTITALHVATTWGDRTRQASIYRNGRVLLAGDAAHIHSPLGGQGLNLGLGDAMNLGWKLAATIRERAPEGLLDSYYSERHPIGAQVLDWSRAQVAIMKPDPPARALNAIINDLMNTRDGATYFAGRVRGVFMQYNLGDSHPLTGRSVPDFEFEDGSRIGGFMQDGRGVLLDFDGNIALKTFATEYGDQIRYISGNVKDRLGANALLIRPDGIVAWASDNIPDLNELRKAAIRWFV; from the coding sequence ATGAACGTTACGCAAAATCAATCTGTTTACGATGTAATCATCTCCGGTGCAGGGCCTGTGGGCCTGTTCCTAGCCTGTGAACTGGCGCTGGCTGAATGTTCGGTGCTGATATTGGAAAAAGCAACAGATCCACGCTCTCCACTGAAGCAACTTCCTTTCGGTATGCGGGGGCTTTCAATGCCTACTATTGAAGCGTTTTACCGCCGTGGATTGTTAGATGAACTTGAGATACATAAACGCCTTAAAAACCCCCATGCCGGGCAGGTACAACAAGGCCCACGGCGCCAGGCGGGGCATTTCGCCGGAATTCCATTTTATGAGGGAGATATCGATAACTCGCAATGGAAGTATCATTTACCAGGCTCCACCGGCACCGTTTTGTTGTCTGAAATGGCGGAGGTTGAAACAGTGCTGACTCGCCGCGCAGAAGCGCTGGGAGTAGAAATCAGGTGTGGGCTGGCCGTTACAGACTTTCAGCAAACTGCGGATGAAGTGACAGTACAATCGGAAAGACAATCATTTAAAGGCAAATGGCTGGTGGGCTGCGATGGAAGCCGCAGTGCTGTTCGCAAGGCAGGTGGCTTTGAGTTCATTGGTACGGAGCCCGAATTTACCGGCTACTCCGTTCTGGTTGATATCGCTGATCCGGAGAAACTTCGCCCGGGCCGAAACATGACAGCAACCGGCATGTATCTGCAATCACAGCCGGGTTACCTGATTATGCAGGATTTTGATGGCGGTGCTTTTCGCAATACAGATAAACAGGTTACGCCTGAACATGTGCAGGAAGTGTTGCGCCGCATTTCGGAAACCGACGTTACAATCACCGCCCTGCATGTTGCCACTACCTGGGGCGACCGGACACGGCAAGCCTCCATCTACCGCAATGGACGGGTATTGCTGGCTGGCGATGCAGCACACATTCATTCGCCATTAGGAGGTCAGGGGCTTAATCTTGGATTGGGCGACGCCATGAATCTCGGCTGGAAGCTCGCTGCCACTATCCGGGAACGAGCGCCGGAAGGCTTGCTGGATAGCTATTACAGCGAACGGCATCCCATTGGCGCGCAGGTGCTGGATTGGTCGCGGGCACAGGTGGCCATCATGAAACCTGATCCACCTGCACGTGCACTGAATGCAATTATCAACGATCTTATGAATACACGTGATGGCGCCACCTATTTTGCAGGAAGGGTGAGAGGCGTTTTTATGCAGTACAATCTGGGTGACAGTCACCCGCTGACAGGCCGCAGTGTTCCTGATTTTGAGTTTGAAGACGGTTCCCGGATTGGTGGGTTCATGCAGGATGGCCGGGGAGTGTTGCTTGATTTTGACGGGAATATTGCTCTTAAAACTTTTGCAACTGAATATGGAGATCAAATCAGGTATATTTCAGGTAATGTGAAAGACCGCCTGGGTGCAAACGCCCTATTGATACGTCCTGATGGGATCGTTGCCTGGGCATCTGATAACATCCCGGATCTCAATGAACTCCGAAAGGCTGCCATTCGCTGGTTTGTATAA
- a CDS encoding helix-turn-helix domain-containing protein, whose protein sequence is MLFFNTQHLEFEPPEALRDSIKCFWYERKAPAVFEVLPDGYAEIIFHFGNTCSIFFNGSLQPLPSPFIMGLLNQPVLVNTKACLEIIGIRCYPWTVFDLLGLSSGKDSVHIFEHPIARLHATLNKYVHAGRIDEAVTYLKEYFLYKRLPMAVDSTLFKAGIAMREANGAIPVSRIAAAAHTTVRTLERKFKQSSGYTVKDVSGLIRFEQVRNQLWHYPDVNIAGLAHELGYTDQSHLSREFKRYTGITPAAFARKHK, encoded by the coding sequence ATGTTGTTTTTCAATACACAACACTTAGAATTTGAACCGCCCGAAGCGTTACGTGATTCCATAAAATGCTTTTGGTACGAAAGAAAAGCGCCGGCTGTTTTTGAAGTACTCCCCGACGGCTACGCAGAAATTATTTTCCATTTCGGAAATACCTGCAGCATTTTTTTCAATGGAAGCCTGCAACCATTGCCATCACCGTTTATCATGGGGCTGCTCAATCAGCCTGTTCTTGTAAATACGAAAGCCTGTTTGGAAATCATTGGTATCAGGTGCTATCCGTGGACAGTATTTGATTTGCTCGGACTGTCATCCGGCAAAGACAGCGTACATATATTTGAGCATCCTATAGCCCGGCTGCATGCCACGTTGAATAAGTACGTTCATGCCGGCAGGATAGATGAAGCGGTGACGTATCTAAAAGAGTATTTCCTGTACAAGCGGTTGCCGATGGCCGTTGACAGCACGCTATTCAAAGCTGGAATTGCCATGAGGGAAGCAAACGGTGCTATACCGGTAAGCCGGATTGCCGCCGCGGCTCATACAACAGTTCGTACCCTGGAAAGGAAGTTCAAGCAATCTTCCGGTTACACGGTTAAAGACGTGTCAGGTCTGATCCGTTTTGAGCAGGTGCGAAACCAATTATGGCATTATCCGGACGTTAATATTGCCGGCTTAGCTCACGAGCTGGGCTATACGGATCAATCCCATCTTAGCAGAGAATTTAAGCGCTACACTGGTATTACGCCGGCAGCATTTGCACGAAAACACAAATGA